In one Musa acuminata AAA Group cultivar baxijiao chromosome BXJ2-5, Cavendish_Baxijiao_AAA, whole genome shotgun sequence genomic region, the following are encoded:
- the LOC103985903 gene encoding putative pectinesterase 63 — protein MAMFGNRSRREGSHKKLDRFIRFLHLSFLPSHAPPPSKMRRQLGQAHSPAALLAALFCLRILPALAAAADLGNLEPPSAPTLEPLLAETERSGRVVTVRKDGNGDFRTITDAIKSIPSGNTARTVIKIGPGVYREKILVDQSRPYVTFYGQPGAMPTISFDGTAARYGTANSATVAVESSYFVASNVIFENTAPMPVDGVQGAQAVAMRISGDMAAFYNCKFYGYQDTLCDDTGRHFFKNCFIRGTVDFIFGNGRSIYQNCEIESVADNVAYITAQARSNLSDKSGFSFIHCNITGTGNAFLSRAWREMSRVVFSYTHMGRLIDPRGWDNKGVAGRNRTVYFGEYKCLGPGAVTDGRVKYARLLNDKQARPFLTMDFIQAQSWLLPPPAV, from the exons ATGGCCATGTTTGGTAACCGTAGCAGGCGAGAAGGATCACATAAGAAGCTGGACCGGTTTATTCGTTTCCTTCACCTCTCTTTCCTTCCTTCTCATGCTCCTCCTCCATCGAAGATGAGACGACAATTGGGACAAGCTCACTCTCCGGCCGCCCTCCTTGCAGCCCTCTTCTGCCTCCGTATCCTCCCCGCCCTCGCGGCCGCCGCTGACTTGGGCAACCTCGAACCACCAAGTGCACCGACCCTAGAACCACTCCTCGCAGAGACGGAGCGAAGCGGGAGGGTCGTGACGGTGAGGAAGGACGGCAACGGAGACTTCCGAACGATCACGGACGCCATCAAAAGCATCCCATCCGGCAACACCGCCCGCACCGTCATCAAGATCGGCCCGGGGGTCTACCGGGAGAAGATCCTCGTCGACCAGTCCAGGCCGTACGTCACGTTCTACGGCCAACCCGGTGCGATGCCGACGATATCGTTCGACGGCACGGCTGCGAGGTACGGGACGGCGAACAGCGCCACCGTCGCCGTGGAGTCCAGCTACTTCGTCGCAAGCAACGTGATCTTCGAG AACACGGCACCGATGCCAGTCGATGGAGTGCAGGGAGCTCAAGCGGTGGCGATGAGGATATCGGGGGACATGGCAGCCTTCTACAACTGCAAGTTCTACGGATACCAAGACACGCTTTGCGATGACACCGGCAGGCATTTCTTCAAGAACTGCTTCATTAGGGGAACAGTCGACTTCATCTTTGGCAATGGCAGATCCATCTACCAG AACTGTGAAATCGAATCAGTGGCAGATAATGTCGCCTACATTACAGCACAAGCCAGATCTAATCTCTCAGATAAGAGTGGCTTCTCGTTCATCCACTGCAACATCACAGGCACAGGGAACGCATTCCTGAGCCGGGCATGGCGAGAGATGTCGAGGGTGGTCTTCTCCTACACCCACATGGGCCGCCTCATCGACCCCAGAGGCTGGGACAACAAGGGCGTCGCCGGCCGCAACAG GACGGTGTACTTTGGCGAGTACAAGTGCTTGGGACCAGGGGCTGTTACCGATGGGCGTGTGAAGTATGCGAGATTACTCAATGATAAGCAGGCAAGGCCATTCCTCACCATGGACTTCATCCAAGCACAATCATGGCTTCTTCCTCCCCCTGCAGTCTAG
- the LOC103985535 gene encoding protein SMALL AUXIN UP-REGULATED RNA 12-like has protein sequence MGEEAGKVTSIWQIVRLREILQKWQSIALGPKEDRHRASGIPPTVSSRLKDVCVQCDSDEECCQSPEAPPDVPKGCCPVYVGPEQRRFVIPTSYFSLPVFRLLLEKAEEEFGFDHKGGLTIPCEIETFKYILQCMDRHGKGLIDDEGNPTGLEE, from the exons ATGGGTGAGGAAGCTGGGAAGGTGACTAGCATCTGGCAGATTGTGAGACTGCGAGAGATCCTTCAAAAATGGCAGTCCATCGCCCTCGGGCCAAAAGAGGACCGGCACAGGGCGTCCGGGATCCCCCCGACCGTCAGCAGCCGCCTAAAGGACGTGTGCGTCCAGTGTGACTCCGACGAGGAGTGCTGCCAGAGCCCGGAGGCGCCGCCGGATGTCCCCAAGGGGTGCTGCCCAGTGTACGTAGGACCAGAGCAGAGGAGGTTTGTGATTCCGACCAGTTACTTCAGCCTGCCGGTGTTCAGGCTGCTACTGGAGAAGGCTGAGGAGGAGTTCGGCTTCGATCACAAGGGCGGACTCACCATCCCTTGCGAGATCGAGACGTTCAAGTACATCCTCCAGTGCATGGACCGGCACGGCAAGGGCCTCATCGATGACG AAGGAAATCCAACAGGGCTTGAGGAGTGA